A stretch of the Solanum dulcamara chromosome 6, daSolDulc1.2, whole genome shotgun sequence genome encodes the following:
- the LOC129891967 gene encoding uncharacterized protein LOC129891967, protein MAFLQKKIPLILHLLLFFLCFLQCKVAISMSIHDLLKSKGLPAGLLPKEVKSYNLSDSGLLEVFLDGPCLAKFDTMALYDSVVRANLTYGSLGGVEGLSQQELFVWLPVKGIIVDNPSSGLILFDIGLAHKQLSLSLFEDPPNCKPDGVLKKNGRKEKGFEDQ, encoded by the exons ATGgcttttcttcaaaaaaaaattccattaaTTTTAcacttgttgttgttcttcctcTGTTTTTTACAGTGTAAAGTGGCTATTTCCATGTCCATTCATGATTTGCTAAAATCTAAAGGATTACCAGCAGGATTACTTCCTAAAGAAGTGAAATCTTATAATTTATCAGATTCTGGACTCCTTGAAGTTTTTCTTGATGGTCCCTGTTTAGCTAAATTTGATACTATGGCTTTATATGATAGTGTTGTGAGAGCTAATCTCACTTATGGTTCACTTGGTGGTGTTGAAGGACTTTCTCAACAAGAGCTTTTTGTGTGGCTACCTGTTAAAGGAATTATTGTTGATAATCCTTCATCTGGTCTTATACTTTTTGATATTGGTTTGGCTCATAAACAACTTTCTCTTTCACTTTTTGAAGATCCTCCCAATTGCAAACCAGATG GCGTTTTGAAGAAGAATGGTCGGAAGGAGAAGGGATTTGAAGATCAATGA
- the LOC129893377 gene encoding indole-3-acetic acid-amido synthetase GH3.6, with the protein MPEAPKTDAVTENNKKVLQFIEEVTTNADEIQKRVLAEILSQNAHVEYLQRHGLNGHIDRETFKKIMPAITYEDIQTDITRIANGDKSQILCSQPISEFLTSSGTSGGERKLMPTIEEELARRSQLYSLLMPVMSQFVPDLEKGKGMYFLFIKSEAKTPGGLPARPVLTSYYKSPHFKNRRPDPYTNYTSPNETILCSDSYQSMYSQMLCGLCQNKEVLRVGAVFASGFIRAIRFLEKHWPLLCHDIRTGTINSQIGDASVRESVMKILKPDTKLADFVESECSRDSWQGIITRLWPNTKYIDVIVTGTMSQYIPTLDYYSNGLPLVCTMYASSECYFGVNLNPLCKPSEVAYTLIPTMGYFEFLPVHRSNGVTNSISMPKSLNEKEQQELVDLVDVKIGQEYELIVTTYAGLYRYRVGDVLRVAGFKNNAPQFNFICRKNVVLSIDSDKTDEVELQNAVKNAVTHLMPFDAHVTEYTSYADTTTIPGHYVLYWELNVNGSTPVPPSVFEDCCLTIEESLNSVYRQGRASDKSIGPLEIKVVENGTFDKLMDYAISLGASINQYKTPRCVKFAPIVELLNSRVMSSYFSPKCPKWVPGHKQWNNMN; encoded by the exons ATGCCTGAGGCCCCAAAAACAGATGCTGTTACTGAAAACAATAAGAAAGTTCTTCAGTTTATTGAAGAAGTTACTACAAATGCtgatgaaattcaaaaaagagTCCTTGCTGAAATACTTAGTCAAAATGCCCATGTTGAGTATTTGCAGCGCCATGGCCTTAATGGTCATATTGATAGAGAAACATTCAAGAAAATCATGCCTGCAATAACTTATGAGGATATTCAGACTGATATTACTCGTATCGCCAATGGTGATAAATCTCAAATACTCTGCTCTCAGCCCATTTCTGAGTTTTTGACAAG TTCCGGTACGTCTGGCGGGGAAAGAAAACTGATGCCAACAATTGAGGAAGAACTTGCAAGAAGATCACAACTCTATAGTCTTTTAATGCCTGTGATGAGTCAATTTGTTCCAGACcttgaaaaaggaaaaggaatgtATTTTTTGTTTATAAAATCAGAGGCTAAAACCCCAGGTGGATTACCAGCTCGTCCTGTTTTAACAAGTTATTATAAAAGCCCTCATTTCAAGAATAGACGTCCTGATCCATACACAAACTATACAAGCCCAAATGAAACAATTCTCTGTTCTGATTCTTACCAAAGTATGTATTCCCAAATGCTTTGTGGTCTTTGTCAAAACAAAGAAGTCCTTCGTGTTGGGGCTGTTTTTGCCTCGGGTTTTATCCGTGCTATTCGATTCTTGGAAAAGCACTGGCCTCTTCTTTGTCATGATATCAGAACCGGAACCATAAATTCTCAAATTGGTGACGCCTCGGTTAGAGAGTCGGTGATGAAAATCCTTAAACCTGACACAAAATTAGCTGATTTTGTTGAGTCTGAATGTAGTAGAGATTCATGGCAAGGGATTATTACTAGGCTGTGGCCTAACACAAAATACATCGATGTCATTGTGACTGGTACTATGTCACAGTATATACCAACTCTTGATTACTACAGCAATGGTCTCCCTCTTGTTTGCACTATGTATGCTTCTTCTGAGTGCTACTTTGGTGTCAATCTGAACCCCCTTTGTAAGCCAAGTGAAGTTGCTTATACCCTTATTCCCACCATGGGGTATTTTGAATTCTTGCCTGTTCATAGAAGCAATGGTGTGACCAATTCTATTTCCATGCCTAAATCACTTAATGAGAAAGAACAGCAAGAATTGGTTGATTTAGTTGATGTCAAGATTGGGCAGGAGTATGAGCTTATTGTCACAACATATGCTG GACTTTATAGGTATCGTGTGGGTGATGTGCTTCGTGTAGCTGGATTCAAGAACAACGCGCCACAATTCAACTTCATCTGCCGGAAAAATGTGGTGTTAAGTATTGATTCAGACAAGACTGATGAAGTAGAGCTACAAAACGCAGTGAAAAATGCAGTGACACATTTAATGCCATTTGATGCACATGTGACAGAATATACAAGTTATGCTGATACAACCACAATTCCAGGACACTATGTCTTATACTGGGAGCTGAATGTGAATGGCTCAACCCCAGTTCCTCCATCAGTCTTTGAAGATTGTTGCCTCACTATTGAAGAGTCCCTAAACAGCGTCTACCGCCAGGGTCGTGCGTCGGACAAATCCATCGGGCCATTGGAAATCAAGGTTGTGGAAAATGGGACATTTGACAAGCTAATGGACTATGCTATAAGTTTAGGTGCTTCAATAAATCAGTACAAGACACCAAGATGTGTGAAATTTGCACCAATTGTTGAGCTATTGAATTCAAGAGTGATGTCAAGTTACTTCAGCCCCAAATGCCCAAAATGGGTTCCAGGACACAAGCAATGGAACAACATGaactaa
- the LOC129892120 gene encoding uncharacterized protein LOC129892120 isoform X2 produces MGGGGAFRAAAKLAGATVANSGFSSVAAEHPVYAAARNVARPVSVSGISSTSQDVKYGVVTSSHSVSSDVSHVRKMVSDFDDWEMAGGEEEMMVNPGQPLPRLVFGGAPSLQEATEATSDLKDALEKVYLSGPANEYGGSCISDSSSTPFSKACVVTETVITKSVPKHAMKAFRFLNETPAVQNVVASIACDQNVWNAVLQNPALQDFLESQKTSEKCALLPDSDQERDESVADTDSFSQSSPRRAFSKSETEEAKSGNSFTSFLQNVKQTVTQTVVDMMNSLSDYFNNLFGDNTFFVDADGSAKIGAVEKTLGASFMALAVMVIMVVLSKRS; encoded by the exons ATGGGTGGCGGAGGAGCATTCAGAGCAGCGGCGAAATTGGCCGGAGCCACCGTCGCAAACAGCGGATTCAGTTCTGTGGCGGCGGAACATCCAGTTTATGCAGCCGCACGCAACGTAGCCCGTCCGGTGTCGGTCTCCGGTATATCGTCAACATCGCAAGATGTCAAGTACGGCGTGGTTACGTCTTCTCACAGTGTATCATCCGATGTGTCGCATGTGCGAAAGATGGTTTCTGATTTTGATGACTGGGAGATGGCCGGCGGAGAGGAGGAAATGATGGTTAATCCTGGTCAGCCGCTGCCACGACTCGTATTTGGTGGAGCTCCTTCTCTTCAGGAAGCTACAGAGGCTACTTCTGATCTCAAAGACGCTCTCGAAAA GGTATATTTGTCTGGACCTGCTAATGAATATGGAGGATCTTGTATATCCGACTCAAGCTCAACGCCTTTCTCCAAAGCCTGTGTTGTCACCGAGACTGTAATCACAAAGTCTGTGCCAAAACATGCTATGAAGGCATTTAGGTTTCTAAATGAAACTCCCGCCGTTCAG AATGTTGTTGCTTCAATTGCTTGTGACCAAAATGTGTGGAATGCGGTACTGCAGAATCCAGCCCTTCAAGATTTCCTGGAGTCACAGAAAACCAGTGAGAAAT GTGCATTACTCCCCGACTCGGATCAAGAGAGAGATGAATCCGTTGCTGATACTGATTCCTTTTCTCAGTCATCCCCAAGGAGGGCGTTTTCCAAATCTGAGACAGAAGAGGCTAAATCCGGGAACTCTTTTACAAGCTTTTTGCAGAATGTTAAACAAACAGTGACACAAACAGTGGTTGATATGATGAACAGCTTGTCAGATTACTTTAACAATCTCTTTGGAGACAACACGTTTTTTGTTGATGCGGATGGAAGTGCTAAAATTGGCGCCGTGGAGAAGACACTGGGGGCATCTTTCATGGCTTTGGCAGTCATGGTTATAATGGTGGTTCTCTCAAAACGCAGTTAA
- the LOC129892120 gene encoding uncharacterized protein LOC129892120 isoform X1 has translation MGGGGAFRAAAKLAGATVANSGFSSVAAEHPVYAAARNVARPVSVSGISSTSQDVKYGVVTSSHSVSSDVSHVRKMVSDFDDWEMAGGEEEMMVNPGQPLPRLVFGGAPSLQEATEATSDLKDALEKVYLSGPANEYGGSCISDSSSTPFSKACVVTETVITKSVPKHAMKAFRFLNETPAVQNVVASIACDQNVWNAVLQNPALQDFLESQKTSEKFAGALLPDSDQERDESVADTDSFSQSSPRRAFSKSETEEAKSGNSFTSFLQNVKQTVTQTVVDMMNSLSDYFNNLFGDNTFFVDADGSAKIGAVEKTLGASFMALAVMVIMVVLSKRS, from the exons ATGGGTGGCGGAGGAGCATTCAGAGCAGCGGCGAAATTGGCCGGAGCCACCGTCGCAAACAGCGGATTCAGTTCTGTGGCGGCGGAACATCCAGTTTATGCAGCCGCACGCAACGTAGCCCGTCCGGTGTCGGTCTCCGGTATATCGTCAACATCGCAAGATGTCAAGTACGGCGTGGTTACGTCTTCTCACAGTGTATCATCCGATGTGTCGCATGTGCGAAAGATGGTTTCTGATTTTGATGACTGGGAGATGGCCGGCGGAGAGGAGGAAATGATGGTTAATCCTGGTCAGCCGCTGCCACGACTCGTATTTGGTGGAGCTCCTTCTCTTCAGGAAGCTACAGAGGCTACTTCTGATCTCAAAGACGCTCTCGAAAA GGTATATTTGTCTGGACCTGCTAATGAATATGGAGGATCTTGTATATCCGACTCAAGCTCAACGCCTTTCTCCAAAGCCTGTGTTGTCACCGAGACTGTAATCACAAAGTCTGTGCCAAAACATGCTATGAAGGCATTTAGGTTTCTAAATGAAACTCCCGCCGTTCAG AATGTTGTTGCTTCAATTGCTTGTGACCAAAATGTGTGGAATGCGGTACTGCAGAATCCAGCCCTTCAAGATTTCCTGGAGTCACAGAAAACCAGTGAGAAAT TTGCAGGTGCATTACTCCCCGACTCGGATCAAGAGAGAGATGAATCCGTTGCTGATACTGATTCCTTTTCTCAGTCATCCCCAAGGAGGGCGTTTTCCAAATCTGAGACAGAAGAGGCTAAATCCGGGAACTCTTTTACAAGCTTTTTGCAGAATGTTAAACAAACAGTGACACAAACAGTGGTTGATATGATGAACAGCTTGTCAGATTACTTTAACAATCTCTTTGGAGACAACACGTTTTTTGTTGATGCGGATGGAAGTGCTAAAATTGGCGCCGTGGAGAAGACACTGGGGGCATCTTTCATGGCTTTGGCAGTCATGGTTATAATGGTGGTTCTCTCAAAACGCAGTTAA